The following are encoded in a window of Strigops habroptila isolate Jane chromosome 9, bStrHab1.2.pri, whole genome shotgun sequence genomic DNA:
- the MAN2C1 gene encoding alpha-mannosidase 2C1 isoform X3, with product MKETEPHSLTLYVELACNGLFGAGKGSMIAPPDPDRRFTLSKAELVVFNRDVYELLVDLEILLDMAQLLGEENQRSFQALYTANQMVNVCDVTDPSTFPAARALAAAVFSQRNGESQHTIHAMGHCHIDSAWLWPYEETIRKCARSWVTVVRLMERNPELTFACSQAQQFEWVRSWYPGLYEQIQDFVAKGQFVPVGGTWVEMDGNLPSGESMVRQFLQGQRFFQQQFGRICSEFWLPDTFGYSAQLPQLMQGCGIRRFLTQKLSWNLVNSFPHHTFFWEGIDGSRVLTHFPPGDSYGMHGRVEEMLKTVKNNKDKGRVNHSAFLFGFGDGGGGPTQKMLDRMKRMSDTDGLPRVQISTPDQLFSALEKESSQLYTWVGELFLELHNGTYTTQAQIKKGNRECERILHDIEVLSTLAMAWGGGFQYPGSQLQRLWRLLLLNQFHDVLPGSCIQLVVEDALQYYAEIRRAGAGLQQEAVQSLCRELLEPEAGNAGSTLVVNTLPWERTEVISRPGPAGTENLALVTVPSMGYAIVREPLLPPQLVAVRKQEDGSIAMENGVIAVCLDVMGRVTSLQLVDSQRESLPDGCCANQFALFDDVPLYWDAWDVMDYHLETRKPVTTLLKPLEVTLGGGLRGSATFSLQIGKSSTLTQEIILDAACPYLRFLTQVEWKEAHKFLKVEFPVQVRSTNATYEIQFGHLQRPTHWNTSWDWARFEVWAHKWLDLSEHGFGVALLNDCKYGASAHGNVLSLSLLRAPKSPDATADMGHHQFTYAVMPHLGSFQDAGVIQRAYSLNFPLHTLPASSAQCPPWSAFSVSSPAVVLETVKQAEDRPGAVVVRLYEAHGSTVVAWLQTSLPVEEAMLCDLLERPVGPERLRLEQRGLRLSFTPFRVLSLLLVLRQ from the exons ATGAAAGAGACGGAGCCCCACAG CCTGACGCTGTACGTGGAGCTGGCCTGCAACGGGCTTTTTGGGGCTGGCAAGGGCAGTATGATCGCCCCTCCAGACCCTGACAGGAGGTTCACCCTGAGCAAGGCTGAGCTGGTGGTCTTCAACAGAGATGTCTATGAACTGCTGGTGGATCTGGAAATACTGCTGGACATGGCCCAG CTCCTCGGGGAGGAAAACCAGCGGAGTTTCCAGGCACTGTACACTGCCAACCAGATGGTGAACGTGTGCGACGTGACGGACCCCTCCACCTTCCCTGCTGCCCGTGCCCTGGCTGCGGCCGTCTTCAGCCAGAGGAACGGCGAGAGCCAGCACACCATCCACGCCATGGGGCACTGCCACATCGACTCTG cctggctgtggCCGTATGAGGAGACCATCCGTAAATGTGCTCGGAGCTGGGTCACCGTGGTCCGCCTGATGGAGCGCAACCCAGAGCTCACCTTCGCCTGCTCCCAG gccCAGCAGTTCGAGTGGGTGCGGAGCTGGTACCCGGGGCTCTACGAGCAGATTCAGGACTTCGTGGCAAAGGGGCAGTTTGTTCCTGTTGGAGGCACCTGGGTGGAAATG GATGGGAACCTCCCCAGCGGCGAGTCCATGGTGCGGCAGTTCCTCCAGGGACAGCGcttcttccagcagcagtttgGCCGGATCTGCTCAGAG TTCTGGCTGCCGGACACGTTTGGATACTCAGCCCAGCTGCCCCAGCTGATGCAGGGCTGTGGGATCAGGCGGTTCCTCACGCAGAAGCTCAGCTGGAACCTGGTGAACAGCTTCCCG CATCACACCTTTTTCTGGGAAGGCATCGATGGCTCCCGGGTCCTGACCCACTTCCCCCCTGGAGACTCCTATGGGATGCACGGGCGAGTGGAGGAG atgctgaaaacagtgaagAACAACAAGGACAAAGGACGTGTGAACCACAGCGCCTTCCTCTTTGGCTTTGGAGATGGAGGAGGGGGCCCCACGCAGAAGATGCTGGACAGGATGAAGAGAATGAGTGACACAGACGGGTTGCCAAG GGTTCAGATCTCCACTCCCGACCAGCTCTTTTCTGCCCTGGAGAAGGAGTCATCGCAGCTTTACACATGGGTGGGAGAGCTCTTCCTCGAGCTGCACAACGGCACCTACACCACCCAGGCCCAG ATAAAGAAGGGGAATCGGGAGTGCGAGCGGATACTCCATGACATTGAAGTGCTCAGCACCTTGGCTATGGCATGGGGTGGTGGGTTCCAGTATCCTGGCAGCCAGCTGCAGCGGCTCTGGAG GTTATTGCTGCTCAACCAGTTCCATGATGTTTTGCCAGGCAGCTGTATCCAGCTCGTGGTTGAGGATGCCCTGCAGTACTATGCAG AGATCCGCAGGGCTGgcgctgggctgcagcaggaagctgtGCAGTCCTTGTGCAGGGAACTGCTGGAGCCCGAGGCAGGGAATGCCGGGAGCACCCTCGTGGTGAACACTTTGCCCTGGGAACGGACCGAGGTGATCTCCAGGCCTGGGCCGGCTGGAACAGAGAATTTAG ctctGGTGACAGTCCCCAGCATGGGCTATGCCATAGTGAGGGAGCCATTGCTGCCCCCTCAGCTTGTGGCAGTGAGGAAACAG GAGGATGGGTCCATTGCCATGGAGAATGGGGTGATTGCAGTCTGCCTGGATGTGATGGGGCGTGTGACCTCCCTTCAGCTGGTGGACTCCCAGAG AGAGTCGCTCCCAGATGGCTGCTGTGCCAACCAGTTTGCCCTCTTTGATGatgtccccctgtactgggaTGCCTGGGACGTGATGGATTATCACTTGGAAACCAG GAAGCCGGTGACAACGCTACTGAAGCCTCTGGAGGTCACCCTGGGCGGGGGCCTGCGGGGAAGTGCCACCTTCTCTCTGCAGATAGGGAAAAGCAGCACCTTGACCCAGGAGATCATCCTGGATGCCGCGTGTCCCTACCTCCGCTTCCTCACCCAG GTTGAATGGAAGGAGGCTCACAAGTTCCTGAAGGTGGAGTTCCCTGTGCAGGTCCGGAGCACAAACGCCACCTACGAGATCCAGTTTGGGCACCTGCAGCGGCCAACACACTGGAACACGTCCTGGGACTGGGCTCGATTCGAG GTGTGGGCTCACAAGTGGCTGGATCTCTCCGAGCACGGCTTTGGGGTGGCTCTGCTGAACGACTGCAAGTACGGGGCATCGGCCCACGGCAACGTCCTCAGCCTCTCGCT GCTGAGAGCACCCAAGTCCCCCGATGCCACAGCAGACATGGGCCACCACCAGTTCACCTACGCCGTGATGCCTCACCTGG GTTCCTTCCAGGACGCTGGTGTGATCCAACGTGCCTACAGCTTGAACTTCCCCCTGCACACGCTCCCGGCCAGCTCTGCCCAGTGCCCGCCCTGGAGCGCCTTTTCTGTCAGCTCCCCTGCGGTCGTGCTGGAGACCGTCAAGCAG GCCGAGGACAGGCCCGGAGCTGTGGTGGTCCGGCTGTACGAGGCACATGGCAGCACAGTTGTCGCCTGGCTCCAGACCTCACTGCCCGTTGAGGAGGCGATGCT CTGTGACCTCCTGGAGCGGCCGGTGGGACCGGAACGCCTGCGGCTGGAGCAGCGGGGCCTGAGGCTGTCCTTCACCCCCTTCCGCGTGCTCTCCCTCCTCTTGGTCTTGAGGCAGTGA
- the MAN2C1 gene encoding alpha-mannosidase 2C1 isoform X1: MAAPKHRRTALERVEKFLSETYFTDCNLRGRLFGDRCPPASLSCFQTPRRIPYDEAVRQEFRPAKVGDSFGPTWETCWFKVELSIPPAWAGREVHFVWESDGEGMVWRDAQPVQGLTKEGEKTSYILTSSMKETEPHSLTLYVELACNGLFGAGKGSMIAPPDPDRRFTLSKAELVVFNRDVYELLVDLEILLDMAQLLGEENQRSFQALYTANQMVNVCDVTDPSTFPAARALAAAVFSQRNGESQHTIHAMGHCHIDSAWLWPYEETIRKCARSWVTVVRLMERNPELTFACSQAQQFEWVRSWYPGLYEQIQDFVAKGQFVPVGGTWVEMDGNLPSGESMVRQFLQGQRFFQQQFGRICSEFWLPDTFGYSAQLPQLMQGCGIRRFLTQKLSWNLVNSFPHHTFFWEGIDGSRVLTHFPPGDSYGMHGRVEEMLKTVKNNKDKGRVNHSAFLFGFGDGGGGPTQKMLDRMKRMSDTDGLPRVQISTPDQLFSALEKESSQLYTWVGELFLELHNGTYTTQAQIKKGNRECERILHDIEVLSTLAMAWGGGFQYPGSQLQRLWRLLLLNQFHDVLPGSCIQLVVEDALQYYAEIRRAGAGLQQEAVQSLCRELLEPEAGNAGSTLVVNTLPWERTEVISRPGPAGTENLALVTVPSMGYAIVREPLLPPQLVAVRKQEDGSIAMENGVIAVCLDVMGRVTSLQLVDSQRESLPDGCCANQFALFDDVPLYWDAWDVMDYHLETRKPVTTLLKPLEVTLGGGLRGSATFSLQIGKSSTLTQEIILDAACPYLRFLTQVEWKEAHKFLKVEFPVQVRSTNATYEIQFGHLQRPTHWNTSWDWARFEVWAHKWLDLSEHGFGVALLNDCKYGASAHGNVLSLSLLRAPKSPDATADMGHHQFTYAVMPHLGSFQDAGVIQRAYSLNFPLHTLPASSAQCPPWSAFSVSSPAVVLETVKQAEDRPGAVVVRLYEAHGSTVVAWLQTSLPVEEAMLCDLLERPVGPERLRLEQRGLRLSFTPFRVLSLLLVLRQ, translated from the exons ATGGCCGCTCCCAAGCACCGGCGCACGGCGCTGGAGCGGGTCGAGAAGTTCCTCTCCGAGACCTACTTCACGGACTGCAACCTGCGGGGCAG ACTATTTGGGGATCGCTGCCCACCGGCATCACTCTCCTGCTTCCAGACCCCCCGGCGCATCCCGTACGATGAGGCGGTCAGGCAGGAATTCAGACCAGCTAAAGTGGGGGACTCCTTCGGGCCCAC GTGGGAGACGTGCTGGTTTAAGGTGGAGCTGAGCATCCCGCCGGCATGGGCAGGGCGGGAAGTGCACTTTGTCTGGGAGAGCGATGGGGAGGGCATGGTGTGGCGAGatgcccagcctgtccag GGTCTGACTAAGGAGGGCGAGAAGACCAGCTACATCCTGACCAGCAGCATGAAAGAGACGGAGCCCCACAG CCTGACGCTGTACGTGGAGCTGGCCTGCAACGGGCTTTTTGGGGCTGGCAAGGGCAGTATGATCGCCCCTCCAGACCCTGACAGGAGGTTCACCCTGAGCAAGGCTGAGCTGGTGGTCTTCAACAGAGATGTCTATGAACTGCTGGTGGATCTGGAAATACTGCTGGACATGGCCCAG CTCCTCGGGGAGGAAAACCAGCGGAGTTTCCAGGCACTGTACACTGCCAACCAGATGGTGAACGTGTGCGACGTGACGGACCCCTCCACCTTCCCTGCTGCCCGTGCCCTGGCTGCGGCCGTCTTCAGCCAGAGGAACGGCGAGAGCCAGCACACCATCCACGCCATGGGGCACTGCCACATCGACTCTG cctggctgtggCCGTATGAGGAGACCATCCGTAAATGTGCTCGGAGCTGGGTCACCGTGGTCCGCCTGATGGAGCGCAACCCAGAGCTCACCTTCGCCTGCTCCCAG gccCAGCAGTTCGAGTGGGTGCGGAGCTGGTACCCGGGGCTCTACGAGCAGATTCAGGACTTCGTGGCAAAGGGGCAGTTTGTTCCTGTTGGAGGCACCTGGGTGGAAATG GATGGGAACCTCCCCAGCGGCGAGTCCATGGTGCGGCAGTTCCTCCAGGGACAGCGcttcttccagcagcagtttgGCCGGATCTGCTCAGAG TTCTGGCTGCCGGACACGTTTGGATACTCAGCCCAGCTGCCCCAGCTGATGCAGGGCTGTGGGATCAGGCGGTTCCTCACGCAGAAGCTCAGCTGGAACCTGGTGAACAGCTTCCCG CATCACACCTTTTTCTGGGAAGGCATCGATGGCTCCCGGGTCCTGACCCACTTCCCCCCTGGAGACTCCTATGGGATGCACGGGCGAGTGGAGGAG atgctgaaaacagtgaagAACAACAAGGACAAAGGACGTGTGAACCACAGCGCCTTCCTCTTTGGCTTTGGAGATGGAGGAGGGGGCCCCACGCAGAAGATGCTGGACAGGATGAAGAGAATGAGTGACACAGACGGGTTGCCAAG GGTTCAGATCTCCACTCCCGACCAGCTCTTTTCTGCCCTGGAGAAGGAGTCATCGCAGCTTTACACATGGGTGGGAGAGCTCTTCCTCGAGCTGCACAACGGCACCTACACCACCCAGGCCCAG ATAAAGAAGGGGAATCGGGAGTGCGAGCGGATACTCCATGACATTGAAGTGCTCAGCACCTTGGCTATGGCATGGGGTGGTGGGTTCCAGTATCCTGGCAGCCAGCTGCAGCGGCTCTGGAG GTTATTGCTGCTCAACCAGTTCCATGATGTTTTGCCAGGCAGCTGTATCCAGCTCGTGGTTGAGGATGCCCTGCAGTACTATGCAG AGATCCGCAGGGCTGgcgctgggctgcagcaggaagctgtGCAGTCCTTGTGCAGGGAACTGCTGGAGCCCGAGGCAGGGAATGCCGGGAGCACCCTCGTGGTGAACACTTTGCCCTGGGAACGGACCGAGGTGATCTCCAGGCCTGGGCCGGCTGGAACAGAGAATTTAG ctctGGTGACAGTCCCCAGCATGGGCTATGCCATAGTGAGGGAGCCATTGCTGCCCCCTCAGCTTGTGGCAGTGAGGAAACAG GAGGATGGGTCCATTGCCATGGAGAATGGGGTGATTGCAGTCTGCCTGGATGTGATGGGGCGTGTGACCTCCCTTCAGCTGGTGGACTCCCAGAG AGAGTCGCTCCCAGATGGCTGCTGTGCCAACCAGTTTGCCCTCTTTGATGatgtccccctgtactgggaTGCCTGGGACGTGATGGATTATCACTTGGAAACCAG GAAGCCGGTGACAACGCTACTGAAGCCTCTGGAGGTCACCCTGGGCGGGGGCCTGCGGGGAAGTGCCACCTTCTCTCTGCAGATAGGGAAAAGCAGCACCTTGACCCAGGAGATCATCCTGGATGCCGCGTGTCCCTACCTCCGCTTCCTCACCCAG GTTGAATGGAAGGAGGCTCACAAGTTCCTGAAGGTGGAGTTCCCTGTGCAGGTCCGGAGCACAAACGCCACCTACGAGATCCAGTTTGGGCACCTGCAGCGGCCAACACACTGGAACACGTCCTGGGACTGGGCTCGATTCGAG GTGTGGGCTCACAAGTGGCTGGATCTCTCCGAGCACGGCTTTGGGGTGGCTCTGCTGAACGACTGCAAGTACGGGGCATCGGCCCACGGCAACGTCCTCAGCCTCTCGCT GCTGAGAGCACCCAAGTCCCCCGATGCCACAGCAGACATGGGCCACCACCAGTTCACCTACGCCGTGATGCCTCACCTGG GTTCCTTCCAGGACGCTGGTGTGATCCAACGTGCCTACAGCTTGAACTTCCCCCTGCACACGCTCCCGGCCAGCTCTGCCCAGTGCCCGCCCTGGAGCGCCTTTTCTGTCAGCTCCCCTGCGGTCGTGCTGGAGACCGTCAAGCAG GCCGAGGACAGGCCCGGAGCTGTGGTGGTCCGGCTGTACGAGGCACATGGCAGCACAGTTGTCGCCTGGCTCCAGACCTCACTGCCCGTTGAGGAGGCGATGCT CTGTGACCTCCTGGAGCGGCCGGTGGGACCGGAACGCCTGCGGCTGGAGCAGCGGGGCCTGAGGCTGTCCTTCACCCCCTTCCGCGTGCTCTCCCTCCTCTTGGTCTTGAGGCAGTGA
- the MAN2C1 gene encoding alpha-mannosidase 2C1 isoform X2, translated as MVWRDAQPVQGLTKEGEKTSYILTSSMKETEPHSLTLYVELACNGLFGAGKGSMIAPPDPDRRFTLSKAELVVFNRDVYELLVDLEILLDMAQLLGEENQRSFQALYTANQMVNVCDVTDPSTFPAARALAAAVFSQRNGESQHTIHAMGHCHIDSAWLWPYEETIRKCARSWVTVVRLMERNPELTFACSQAQQFEWVRSWYPGLYEQIQDFVAKGQFVPVGGTWVEMDGNLPSGESMVRQFLQGQRFFQQQFGRICSEFWLPDTFGYSAQLPQLMQGCGIRRFLTQKLSWNLVNSFPHHTFFWEGIDGSRVLTHFPPGDSYGMHGRVEEMLKTVKNNKDKGRVNHSAFLFGFGDGGGGPTQKMLDRMKRMSDTDGLPRVQISTPDQLFSALEKESSQLYTWVGELFLELHNGTYTTQAQIKKGNRECERILHDIEVLSTLAMAWGGGFQYPGSQLQRLWRLLLLNQFHDVLPGSCIQLVVEDALQYYAEIRRAGAGLQQEAVQSLCRELLEPEAGNAGSTLVVNTLPWERTEVISRPGPAGTENLALVTVPSMGYAIVREPLLPPQLVAVRKQEDGSIAMENGVIAVCLDVMGRVTSLQLVDSQRESLPDGCCANQFALFDDVPLYWDAWDVMDYHLETRKPVTTLLKPLEVTLGGGLRGSATFSLQIGKSSTLTQEIILDAACPYLRFLTQVEWKEAHKFLKVEFPVQVRSTNATYEIQFGHLQRPTHWNTSWDWARFEVWAHKWLDLSEHGFGVALLNDCKYGASAHGNVLSLSLLRAPKSPDATADMGHHQFTYAVMPHLGSFQDAGVIQRAYSLNFPLHTLPASSAQCPPWSAFSVSSPAVVLETVKQAEDRPGAVVVRLYEAHGSTVVAWLQTSLPVEEAMLCDLLERPVGPERLRLEQRGLRLSFTPFRVLSLLLVLRQ; from the exons ATGGTGTGGCGAGatgcccagcctgtccag GGTCTGACTAAGGAGGGCGAGAAGACCAGCTACATCCTGACCAGCAGCATGAAAGAGACGGAGCCCCACAG CCTGACGCTGTACGTGGAGCTGGCCTGCAACGGGCTTTTTGGGGCTGGCAAGGGCAGTATGATCGCCCCTCCAGACCCTGACAGGAGGTTCACCCTGAGCAAGGCTGAGCTGGTGGTCTTCAACAGAGATGTCTATGAACTGCTGGTGGATCTGGAAATACTGCTGGACATGGCCCAG CTCCTCGGGGAGGAAAACCAGCGGAGTTTCCAGGCACTGTACACTGCCAACCAGATGGTGAACGTGTGCGACGTGACGGACCCCTCCACCTTCCCTGCTGCCCGTGCCCTGGCTGCGGCCGTCTTCAGCCAGAGGAACGGCGAGAGCCAGCACACCATCCACGCCATGGGGCACTGCCACATCGACTCTG cctggctgtggCCGTATGAGGAGACCATCCGTAAATGTGCTCGGAGCTGGGTCACCGTGGTCCGCCTGATGGAGCGCAACCCAGAGCTCACCTTCGCCTGCTCCCAG gccCAGCAGTTCGAGTGGGTGCGGAGCTGGTACCCGGGGCTCTACGAGCAGATTCAGGACTTCGTGGCAAAGGGGCAGTTTGTTCCTGTTGGAGGCACCTGGGTGGAAATG GATGGGAACCTCCCCAGCGGCGAGTCCATGGTGCGGCAGTTCCTCCAGGGACAGCGcttcttccagcagcagtttgGCCGGATCTGCTCAGAG TTCTGGCTGCCGGACACGTTTGGATACTCAGCCCAGCTGCCCCAGCTGATGCAGGGCTGTGGGATCAGGCGGTTCCTCACGCAGAAGCTCAGCTGGAACCTGGTGAACAGCTTCCCG CATCACACCTTTTTCTGGGAAGGCATCGATGGCTCCCGGGTCCTGACCCACTTCCCCCCTGGAGACTCCTATGGGATGCACGGGCGAGTGGAGGAG atgctgaaaacagtgaagAACAACAAGGACAAAGGACGTGTGAACCACAGCGCCTTCCTCTTTGGCTTTGGAGATGGAGGAGGGGGCCCCACGCAGAAGATGCTGGACAGGATGAAGAGAATGAGTGACACAGACGGGTTGCCAAG GGTTCAGATCTCCACTCCCGACCAGCTCTTTTCTGCCCTGGAGAAGGAGTCATCGCAGCTTTACACATGGGTGGGAGAGCTCTTCCTCGAGCTGCACAACGGCACCTACACCACCCAGGCCCAG ATAAAGAAGGGGAATCGGGAGTGCGAGCGGATACTCCATGACATTGAAGTGCTCAGCACCTTGGCTATGGCATGGGGTGGTGGGTTCCAGTATCCTGGCAGCCAGCTGCAGCGGCTCTGGAG GTTATTGCTGCTCAACCAGTTCCATGATGTTTTGCCAGGCAGCTGTATCCAGCTCGTGGTTGAGGATGCCCTGCAGTACTATGCAG AGATCCGCAGGGCTGgcgctgggctgcagcaggaagctgtGCAGTCCTTGTGCAGGGAACTGCTGGAGCCCGAGGCAGGGAATGCCGGGAGCACCCTCGTGGTGAACACTTTGCCCTGGGAACGGACCGAGGTGATCTCCAGGCCTGGGCCGGCTGGAACAGAGAATTTAG ctctGGTGACAGTCCCCAGCATGGGCTATGCCATAGTGAGGGAGCCATTGCTGCCCCCTCAGCTTGTGGCAGTGAGGAAACAG GAGGATGGGTCCATTGCCATGGAGAATGGGGTGATTGCAGTCTGCCTGGATGTGATGGGGCGTGTGACCTCCCTTCAGCTGGTGGACTCCCAGAG AGAGTCGCTCCCAGATGGCTGCTGTGCCAACCAGTTTGCCCTCTTTGATGatgtccccctgtactgggaTGCCTGGGACGTGATGGATTATCACTTGGAAACCAG GAAGCCGGTGACAACGCTACTGAAGCCTCTGGAGGTCACCCTGGGCGGGGGCCTGCGGGGAAGTGCCACCTTCTCTCTGCAGATAGGGAAAAGCAGCACCTTGACCCAGGAGATCATCCTGGATGCCGCGTGTCCCTACCTCCGCTTCCTCACCCAG GTTGAATGGAAGGAGGCTCACAAGTTCCTGAAGGTGGAGTTCCCTGTGCAGGTCCGGAGCACAAACGCCACCTACGAGATCCAGTTTGGGCACCTGCAGCGGCCAACACACTGGAACACGTCCTGGGACTGGGCTCGATTCGAG GTGTGGGCTCACAAGTGGCTGGATCTCTCCGAGCACGGCTTTGGGGTGGCTCTGCTGAACGACTGCAAGTACGGGGCATCGGCCCACGGCAACGTCCTCAGCCTCTCGCT GCTGAGAGCACCCAAGTCCCCCGATGCCACAGCAGACATGGGCCACCACCAGTTCACCTACGCCGTGATGCCTCACCTGG GTTCCTTCCAGGACGCTGGTGTGATCCAACGTGCCTACAGCTTGAACTTCCCCCTGCACACGCTCCCGGCCAGCTCTGCCCAGTGCCCGCCCTGGAGCGCCTTTTCTGTCAGCTCCCCTGCGGTCGTGCTGGAGACCGTCAAGCAG GCCGAGGACAGGCCCGGAGCTGTGGTGGTCCGGCTGTACGAGGCACATGGCAGCACAGTTGTCGCCTGGCTCCAGACCTCACTGCCCGTTGAGGAGGCGATGCT CTGTGACCTCCTGGAGCGGCCGGTGGGACCGGAACGCCTGCGGCTGGAGCAGCGGGGCCTGAGGCTGTCCTTCACCCCCTTCCGCGTGCTCTCCCTCCTCTTGGTCTTGAGGCAGTGA